DNA sequence from the Hoylesella buccalis ATCC 35310 genome:
CGAGCGGAATTGTTGGTGGTGTTGGTGTAGAAGAATGCGCCATAAATACGCTTGCCCGTTGGAGCTATGCAATATGCAGGAATTACATTTGCTACCTCATATAGCGTTGTTAAATCATCAAATGTTGGCATTCGATATTTCTGGTTATCATTTCTTGTATGAAACCATACAATATCACCCCAGGCAGCAAGTTCTGGATTATTTTCAAATTCAGATGGCGTCATCTCTACCTGTTGTAGGCCTGCGGCTCCTTTATGTTTAAAAAACCTCTTGCATATATCAATCTTAGCGTCACCTGCTTTACAATTATTGTGTTTTAATGTCGTTGCTTTTTCTATATCGCCAAAGCGGAACAAGTCAAGATCGTTGGGGTCTCCCTCGATATCCTTTTTTGTGAATTGAGAAGTAGTTTTTATTCCTAAATTTGGATCTGTCATATCGTATTGCGATATCCACCATTGCGTTGGTGCGATACCCCAATAGTCGTTGCCTGATCCTTCTTCGCCATAGTGGATAAAGTTGCCCGTCGCCCATTTCACACCCTGCACTTCAACATAAGGATTGGCGACCACTTCTTTCATATTCTTCACTTTGGTACGGTACACCTTGTCAGCATTCAGTGTTATGTTGGCATATTCGCGGGCATAGCACTTGTTGCCGATATAGGCAGAGATGAGTACTTTCTCGTAGGTACCTGGTAACATGGCTGCATAAGTGTATTTGTTACTTTCAGAGGTGAACTTTGGTTTTCCTTCTCCAGGCTTCAGTAACACGATGTCATTGTCACCTGAATTGGCATCATCCATGAAGATTCCCTCGCCAAGATCAAACACGTCGATAGACTTCACGCCACTGATATAGACAGCGTCAATATCTTTGAGTGCAGCACCATTCTCATCGGTAAACTGAAAACCCCAAATGGCAATTTGACGTTTCATGGTACCCGCATTGGCTTTCACCGTATTGCCGCTCACCGAAGTGGGATTGGCCTTACCCCATTGGAAGTCAAATTTCTTACCAATGGTCTCTACTGTACCGTCTTGTTGGCTAAGATTAAGTTCTACATAGCGTTTGATTGTTTGCTCGGGTGCATAGTAAATAAAATCTTCTTTTCCCACCTGTCCCTCGTGTGAAACTTTTTCTGTTACTTTTTTCACGGATTGTATCGTGTTAGCTTTTTCATCATCGTCCGTCTCAGATTCGTCCAGCACAGACGGACTGGGATAGAGGAAACACAGCTGGTCTGTTGTACTGATAGCATTGACGGAACTGATTTGCCCTTCAAATTGTCCACTCTTGCCCAATGTCATATTACTGAGCAAGCTGAATTGATTTGCTGTACTCTTTTCATTATCACTTAGGTTGTAGGCAATAATCTTGTCTGCTTCCTCCCATGTTGAGTGCAGTGCATTGTCAGCACCCTCGCTCAACGAGCGTGTACCAGTGGCATTGTCATTATTAGCAGTGGCCTCAACAGTCAGGCGGTAGGTGTGCATGTTGGCTGTTGTGCCAGATGCGTTGTCGATGTCATCATCTTGACATGCTGTACATACGGACAGCGCTACCATTGCGCAGCTGACTGCCGTAAACCATTTCATCTTTGTATTCATTGTATTTGTTTTTACGGGTTTGTTACTTGGTGTGGTTATTACCACATCTTAAAATCTTCTTCTTCTACGTCAAACTGCCAAGCCTTAGCATTCTGACCTTCAGTTGGGTCTCCACCGTATTCGGGGTCTTTGGTATCTGCACTGACTCCTGCGAGCAGTTGGTTGTCCACCTTCATGAAGGTGACGTCCATACTTGGTTTTTGATACTCTTTTTTCATATTTCCTGTCTTTTAATGTTTTTACGTGTTTATAAAACTCTATATATAGAACCTGTGAAGGTATGAATTTTAGGATATTGATGTTGGGAAACGGGCATGCGAAAACAAAAGGGCTACTTTGTAGCATCCCCTTTCTGAATAGATATGACGCAACGCTTCTCGCGCGCGTATACGAACGAAAATAAGAGGTGATAGACGGTCGGTACGTCTAAATGTGTGTGTGTGTGTGTGTGTGTGTTAGCAAATTATTTGAATGTACCAAATAATCCACGTTAAAAGTGCCGAAGAAAGATGAATTTCTTCGGGCAACACAACACCCCTGACCTATGTTGTCATGGAGTTGTGGGTGGGTTATGGTAGCTAATTTGCTCATTTGTTAATAGTTATACACTTTGCAAAGGTACATAGTTTTTTGATACCCAACAAGAAAAAGGTTGAATATTTTATAAAAAAAGATGCAAACTCGATCTTTGAAGGGCAAAGGTGTTGCACAACAAATGCCCTTCAATAATAGCCGTAGGCTGGATGACTTGATATCCCCACGGGCTGTAAGCCCAAAAGATTATAGCCCAAGGCAACACCTTGGGATTGGGAAACATTGAGGAGCCTGCGTCCTGTAAGGACAAAAGCATCAGACTGCCATTGCATTGCACTTGCTATTGCCTCTGTAGGGCGCACACCTCGTCGCACGCTTACCCAAGGCGTTGCCTTGGGCTATAGGCTTTTGGGCTTTCAGCCCGTAGTCTACTTGAACTACATCCACATAGTATCATGCCCAGAGGTCGTTTATAGGTAAAAACAACCTTTCTTCAATCGAAGAATCGTGTACCTATTATTTGAACTCTTTTACGGTTAAATCAAGAAGATAATTGTCTAAGATTACCATGGCTGCCATCGCCTCTACGATGGGAACGGTGCGTGGCACGACACACGAATCGTGTCGACCGTTGGCCTTGAAGGCAACCGGATGGCCCTCAACGTCTACCGTTTGTTGCTCCATCAAGATGGTGGCCACAGGTTTGAACGCTACGCGAAAATAGATATCCTCGCCATTGCTGATGCCTGCCAGGATGCCTCCATTGTGGTTAGTGGCGGTGCGAATGCGCCCTTGGTCGTTGACAAACGGGTCATTCATCTCACTGCCTCGGTGGCTGACACACGCAAAACCTTCGCCATATTCAAAGCCCTTAGCGGCATTGATGGACAGCATAGCAGCCCCCAGTTGCGCATGCAGCTTATCAAACTCGGGCTCGCCCAGTCCTACGGGACATCCCTTGATGACACACGTCACGATTCCTCCCACCGTGTCACCTTCCACCTTGACCTGTCGGATGAGTTGTTCCATCTGCTTGGCCTTTTCCTCATCGGGACAGCGTACCCTGTTGATTTCGGTCTTGGACAAGTCGTATAAACGATAATCACGTTGCAAGGCAATGTCACCCACTTGTGACACATACGCCTGAATGGTAATTCCCAACCGTCGCAACACCAACTTCGCCAATGCGCCAGCCACACATCTACTCAATGTGATGCGAGCCGATGAGCGTCCTCCACCACGATAATCGCGCAAACCATATTTCTGTTGATAGGTAAAGTCGGCGTGCGATGGACGATAAAGATGCTGTAGACTGTCGTAATCTTTTGAATGCTGATTGGTGTTTGTCACCATGAAAACGATGGGTGCGCCAGTAGATTTTCCTTCATAGATACCACTCAAGAAGCTCACTTCATCAGCCTCCCTGCGATCGGTGGTGATGCTACTTTGCCCCGGCCGCCGCCGGTTAAGCTCGTTTTGCACGAACTGCACATCGATGTCTATGCCCGGCGGCATGCCATCAACAACCCCACCGACTGCCTCTCCATGGCTTTCACCAAAGGTTGTCAACGTGAAAATATGGCCAAATGTATTCCGCATCATCGTGTGTCAGGTTCGATCTATGAAAGAAATGTTGAAAAATTTGGAGGCGTTGTGCCTAACTTAATGGCCGCAACCACATCCACCGTCATCTGAACTACCACAGCCTCCGCAGCAACAGCCGCCCTCACTGTGACCACCACAACCGCATCCACCGGCCATTTGGTTCACCATTGCAGCAATTTCTTCGTTGGTAGCTTCGCGGTTTTCGATGACCTTTCCCTTAAAGTTGAGCGTTTTTCCAGCCAGGGGGTGATTCAAATCCACCTTCACCTGCTTGTCGTTCACCTCGAGAATGCGTCCCATGAAGCGCGTACCCTCCTCGTTTTGCAAGGGTACCACCGCTCCTTCATAGATGTTCTCTGCATCAAATGTCCCATTAACGGTGAAAACTTCCCGCTCGAGATCCAACACATGCTCTGGCTGAAAATGCCCATAAGCCTGCTCTGGAGCCAGTTTCACCTCAAACTCTTGGTCTGCCTGTAAGTTAATGAGGGCATCTTCGAACAAATCGAGTGTCAGACCAAAGCCGCTGATAAACTGGTATGGCTGTGCTTCAGTAGCTTCTTCAACCAACGTCATTCCTTCGTTTTCATCAGCATGCAGCTGGTAAGAAACGGCAATAAATTTATTAGTTTGTTTTTTCATAAATTGTTTTTTTTGACTAATAGATTCATGTAGGCAGACGCATCTCAAATCCTATCTTATCCGCTATTTATGCAAAGCTAACGGCATCAAGCATGGCAGATATATCAGAGGCGCTGCCTATTTTGCGCAAAGGTAGCTAAAAATAAACGAATAATGTTTTGATTGATCAAAAGAAAGTGTGAATAAATCGTAACGCACCCATCCGCAATCGATGACCGGAAAACAACGATTATTTACTTGTGGTTGTCGATTATTTTAGCTTATTTTGCAAACAATGAAGAAATACCTGTTCATCCTATCTATATATATATGGTGCGCAGCCTCCCTGTATGGCCAGCGTACCGATTATGCGAAGATGTCTTCGCTGGTCAGGCAACTGGCTATTGAGCAGACGCAGCAACGACATCAAGCCGTGAGGAAATTGCCATCACCCCTGAACAGGCCTCGTGACAAGCAGCCAGAACTATGTGCCTTTGTTCGAGTGACAAGTGATGCCCAACGTATTTTTAAGGAGAATGACTGTCGAGCCTTGGCTCAATTTGGTGACATCTACATCGTGAGCGTGCCATTTCAGCGGTTGGGACACCTGTCATCACTCAAGCAGGTGCAGCGCATTGAGGCAAGTCGAGGCAACTCCCTTCAGATGGATTCAGTGGCTTTTTGGCTCAACGCCACCCCAGTCTATCAGGGAACAGACCCACTGCCCCATGCCTTTACAGGGAAAGATGTGGTGGTAGGCGTACAAGACGTTGGCTTTGATCTCACCCACCCCAACTTCTACGATTCTACAGCTACCCACTATCGCATCAAGCGGTTCTGGGATCAGTTGTCGGCCGACACCCTGGGCAGCACGCTCTACGTGGGTGCTGCCTATGAAGGACGTGACGCTTTGCTGGCCTACCAGCATTCGCGTGACGGACTAATACAGACACACGGCACCCATACGCTGGGCATTGCGACCGGCAGCGGTTACGACAGTCCGTATCGGGGCATGGCCTATGAAAGCGATATCTGCCTGGTGAGCAATGCCGTGTCAGACGATGAACAGTTCATCGACTCGGCTGATTACTATAAATATACCTATGCCACCGACGCCCTTGGCTTTAAGTACATCATGGACTATGCCCAGGAACGCAACCTACCCTGCGTCATTTCGTTCAGCGAAGGTTCCAACCAAGACTTCCATGGCGATGACCAACTCTACTACGCCATTCTGGACAGTTTGTCAGGCCCTGGCCGTATCATCGTAGCCTCTGCCGGAAACGAAGGAGCCAAGAAGTCGTTTTTCCGCAAACCAATAGGGAAAAAATCGGCCGGCACGTTCGTTTCCGACAGCAGGAACTCGCTTTATTTCACGCTGAAATCACCCCAACCCTTCACACTCCGCCTGACCAGCTATGGCCAGAACACCGAAACGCTGACCATACCAACGACACAAGTGTTGGCCTGTGCCGACTCACTCTTCACCGACACCGTTACACTGGGCGGCAAGACCTATCGCTTGCGCATCATGGGCTATGCGTCCAGCTACCATTCAACAGAAACCGCATACGATGTCTTGGTGAAGACGGATGACGAGGTGGGACTGTCCATACCGTTTTCATTCGAAGTAGTGGGGGCCGACTGTGAGATAGAAGCCTATCGCGGCAGTGGCAATTGGACCGATAACACCTTGGCTCCGCAACTCAACGCAGGCGAGCGATCACACAACATCCTCTCACCTGGCAGCGCGCCATCCGTGATATGCGTGGGTGCCTCATCCTACCGAACGGCCATCACCAACTACAAAGGCGAACGACGCGTGTACGATCAGGGCACACATGGACAACGAGGCGAATACAGTTCGGTAGGTCCCACCTACGACGGACGCATGAAACCTGATGTGTTGGCACCCGGCACCAACATCATCTCATCATACAGCAGCTATTACCTGGAGGCCAATCCCAACGCCTTTGACGTGCAGTCTGATGTAGCCCATTTCAACTTCAAGGGTCGGCAGTACGCTTGGAACAGCAATTCAGGCACCTCGATGTCAACCCCTGTCGTTGCGGGTGCCATCGCCCTGTGGCTACAAGCCAAGCCTACGCTGACGAGAGAAGAGATTATGAACGTACTGGCGCACACCTGTTCGCATACCGCCCCGTCACTCACCTACCCCAACAACAAGTATGGACATGGACAGATAGATGTCTACAAAGGTCTGCTATATATATTAGGTGTAAGTGGCATCAAGACCATCACGCAGCATCAACCCAGAGGAATCCGTTTTTCCGTACAGCATGATGGCTTGGTACAAATGCGGTTACACGATGTGGCTTCTCATCATTTCTCGGTATCGGTATACGCCGTATCAGGTGGGTTGGTAAAACGAATTTCCTTTCCAGCAGGCCAAACATCCTACTCGCTGGACTTATCAACCTTGCCAAAAGGCGTGTATGTGGTGCAGGTAAACAGCCACGCAGCATCCATGACCGGCTCAACACTCATCCGACGATGACGAAGATAGAACGCGACCAAGAAACCATCCGGTTGATGATAAACCTCTATTGTCGGCATCGCCTACACTTAAATGAGGTACCCGAAGCATACAGGCAGCTGGGCGATTATGCCTGTGAACGACTGCAACGATGTAAGTTTGGCGAGCAAAAGCCCGCATGTAAAGACTGTCCCGTGCATTGTTACAGACCCGAAATGCGCCAAAAGGTTCGTGAGGTGATGCGCTGGGCAGGCCCTCGCATGGTATTCTATGCACCGATAGCCACTTGTCGACATTTGATACAAATTCTTCGCTTTTCGTTTAAGGCTGGTTCTATAAATTAGCTTTGTTAGATTTTGAACTTATTTTTGAGGTCAAAATGCAAGAGAGTGAAGGAGTGTAGCGAGCTACACGACTGAACGAACTTACATTTTGAACCCAAAAGAAGCCAAAAGATAACAAAACGTATTTCATAAAAATTTAATGACTTTATGCGGCGGTAATTTATAGAATCAGCCTTAAAAAGCATCCCCATCATTAGGTATTTTGTAAAAACCATTATTTTTAGGTATTGTCGGGTCATCAAATTGTTCATACCTTTGCATCGAACAAAAGTAAAAACGTAAAATTAAATAGAACAATCATGAAACCAACAGTAGTTATATATGGCTCATCGACAGGAACCTGTCAGGCCATCGCAGAGAAAATTGCCAAGAAATTGGGTGTTGAAGCCGTTGACGTAACCGACCTCACAGCTGATATTGTAAACAGCCACGACAATCTTATTCTCGGAACATCCACTTGGGGTTCTGGCGACATGCAGGACGATTGGTACGAAGGAGTTGAGGTACTTAAAGGCGCAGGCCTGTCAGGAAAGACCGTAGCCCTGTTTGGATGCGGCGACTGCGAATCTTACTCCGACACATTTTGCAGCGGCATGTCTGAGCTATATCAAGCCGTGGAAGGCGCCAACATCATAGGTGCCGTATCAACCGACGGATACACCTTCGATGACAGTGATGCCGTGGTGGATGGAAAGTTCGTTGGATTGGCACTTGACGACCTCAACGAAGAGGACAAGACCGATGAACGCATCGACGCATGGATTAACGATATCAAGGGAAGTCTGTAAACGTGACGAAGAAACTATAACCCCATTGGCTCGACAAGCATGAAAACCGCTGAAACCATACCAGGAGAGTTGAAGGTGCTCATGAACCATATCTATGAGTACAAGAAGGGAGTGCGACAAATGGTGCTCTATACCTTCAACAAAAAATACGAGGAATTTGCGGTGAACCGTTTGGAGAACCAAAACATCGACTATTTCATTCAGCCGGCGGGTAACCATACGCTGAATCTGTTTTTTGGCAGAACAGCTTGCATCGATGCCGTTCGCCACATGATTGACAAACCGCTCAACAAGCTGACACCCGAAGAGGATTTCATCCTGGGTGCCATGTTAGGCTACGACATTCGCCTACAATGCGAACGGTATTGTCAACGCAAATGTAAAAAATGTAATGGGACGTGCGCCGAGTGCGACACCGCTATCAAGCAAGAAACCTCATGAAATATAAAATAAACTTTTTTTTAGATCTTGTTCGCTAAATAAAGTATTCATAATGTTTTTGTATAATATGTCAAAGCTGCCTGTGAAGGTGGCTTTTTCATTTTCATGCGGCAGCGCAAACTGGCTCAACACCCCGAACCGTCAATGCGACAGCTGGTGGGTTCAGGCCTTCCCGACTTCAGTCCGGCTTCTTCAGGGTTCAGCGTCACCGTTCCATCTTCCAAAACGAAGCACGGAATGCCCGCATATCCTTTTTTCTTAGCCTCGTCAAAGACCGGATTGTTGTCACGTAGGCGCAAAAACTCTTTCAACAGCGATACATGCTCACCGATGTCAAACATCTGATACCTGCTATCGCCTTCCACCTGTTTGCCAACTGCCACGCAATCGGGGCACGACTTCATACCATAAATCTTAATCATACCGTCACTTTTTTATTTCATAAAATCATTTTCAAAACCACCTTCAATCTTTACTGAAACGGGTTCGCTTACAATGCAAATATAAGTTTTTTATCTTACAAAAACAAACAAAAAACATAAAGAATAAAGCCTTAAATCCAAAGTCATGGAGATTGGGCGGCAAAGTCATTGAGTTTGGAGGTCAAAGTCATTGAGATTGGAGGGTAAAGTCATTGAGATTGGAAACAGAGAAAAATGTGCCGTAAAA
Encoded proteins:
- a CDS encoding aminotransferase, translated to MKKEYQKPSMDVTFMKVDNQLLAGVSADTKDPEYGGDPTEGQNAKAWQFDVEEEDFKMW
- the aroC gene encoding chorismate synthase, translated to MRNTFGHIFTLTTFGESHGEAVGGVVDGMPPGIDIDVQFVQNELNRRRPGQSSITTDRREADEVSFLSGIYEGKSTGAPIVFMVTNTNQHSKDYDSLQHLYRPSHADFTYQQKYGLRDYRGGGRSSARITLSRCVAGALAKLVLRRLGITIQAYVSQVGDIALQRDYRLYDLSKTEINRVRCPDEEKAKQMEQLIRQVKVEGDTVGGIVTCVIKGCPVGLGEPEFDKLHAQLGAAMLSINAAKGFEYGEGFACVSHRGSEMNDPFVNDQGRIRTATNHNGGILAGISNGEDIYFRVAFKPVATILMEQQTVDVEGHPVAFKANGRHDSCVVPRTVPIVEAMAAMVILDNYLLDLTVKEFK
- a CDS encoding FKBP-type peptidyl-prolyl cis-trans isomerase — encoded protein: MKKQTNKFIAVSYQLHADENEGMTLVEEATEAQPYQFISGFGLTLDLFEDALINLQADQEFEVKLAPEQAYGHFQPEHVLDLEREVFTVNGTFDAENIYEGAVVPLQNEEGTRFMGRILEVNDKQVKVDLNHPLAGKTLNFKGKVIENREATNEEIAAMVNQMAGGCGCGGHSEGGCCCGGCGSSDDGGCGCGH
- a CDS encoding S8 family serine peptidase, which gives rise to MKKYLFILSIYIWCAASLYGQRTDYAKMSSLVRQLAIEQTQQRHQAVRKLPSPLNRPRDKQPELCAFVRVTSDAQRIFKENDCRALAQFGDIYIVSVPFQRLGHLSSLKQVQRIEASRGNSLQMDSVAFWLNATPVYQGTDPLPHAFTGKDVVVGVQDVGFDLTHPNFYDSTATHYRIKRFWDQLSADTLGSTLYVGAAYEGRDALLAYQHSRDGLIQTHGTHTLGIATGSGYDSPYRGMAYESDICLVSNAVSDDEQFIDSADYYKYTYATDALGFKYIMDYAQERNLPCVISFSEGSNQDFHGDDQLYYAILDSLSGPGRIIVASAGNEGAKKSFFRKPIGKKSAGTFVSDSRNSLYFTLKSPQPFTLRLTSYGQNTETLTIPTTQVLACADSLFTDTVTLGGKTYRLRIMGYASSYHSTETAYDVLVKTDDEVGLSIPFSFEVVGADCEIEAYRGSGNWTDNTLAPQLNAGERSHNILSPGSAPSVICVGASSYRTAITNYKGERRVYDQGTHGQRGEYSSVGPTYDGRMKPDVLAPGTNIISSYSSYYLEANPNAFDVQSDVAHFNFKGRQYAWNSNSGTSMSTPVVAGAIALWLQAKPTLTREEIMNVLAHTCSHTAPSLTYPNNKYGHGQIDVYKGLLYILGVSGIKTITQHQPRGIRFSVQHDGLVQMRLHDVASHHFSVSVYAVSGGLVKRISFPAGQTSYSLDLSTLPKGVYVVQVNSHAASMTGSTLIRR
- a CDS encoding nitrous oxide-stimulated promoter family protein, with translation MTKIERDQETIRLMINLYCRHRLHLNEVPEAYRQLGDYACERLQRCKFGEQKPACKDCPVHCYRPEMRQKVREVMRWAGPRMVFYAPIATCRHLIQILRFSFKAGSIN
- the fldA gene encoding flavodoxin FldA; this encodes MKPTVVIYGSSTGTCQAIAEKIAKKLGVEAVDVTDLTADIVNSHDNLILGTSTWGSGDMQDDWYEGVEVLKGAGLSGKTVALFGCGDCESYSDTFCSGMSELYQAVEGANIIGAVSTDGYTFDDSDAVVDGKFVGLALDDLNEEDKTDERIDAWINDIKGSL
- a CDS encoding DUF2023 family protein, which produces MKTAETIPGELKVLMNHIYEYKKGVRQMVLYTFNKKYEEFAVNRLENQNIDYFIQPAGNHTLNLFFGRTACIDAVRHMIDKPLNKLTPEEDFILGAMLGYDIRLQCERYCQRKCKKCNGTCAECDTAIKQETS
- a CDS encoding glutaredoxin-related protein; this translates as MIKIYGMKSCPDCVAVGKQVEGDSRYQMFDIGEHVSLLKEFLRLRDNNPVFDEAKKKGYAGIPCFVLEDGTVTLNPEEAGLKSGRPEPTSCRIDGSGC